From Nymphaea colorata isolate Beijing-Zhang1983 chromosome 6, ASM883128v2, whole genome shotgun sequence, a single genomic window includes:
- the LOC116255996 gene encoding cytochrome P450 94A2-like yields the protein MKGNGIFNADGKTWKVQRKLASHEFNTRSLRKFVETAVKSEISGRLIPLFTSAAAGKTVLDLQDVLQRFAFDNICKVAFGSDPSCLDLNLPPSEFTSAFNLAVRISSERFRVSSPMVWKIKAALGLGMERQLRDAIRVVDDYARNLICERRQNPITSPEDSDLLSRFMSSSAGDEEFLKDIIISFLLAGMDTTSAALTWFFWLVSNHKRVEEEVLKEISSIKEEAFGFDEAKEMHYLHAAICESMRLYPPVPTDGKFAAEDDVLPDGTVVPKGAEVIYAPYAMGRLELLWGKDWEEFRPERWLQEEGEGGNRRFVNEDPYKYPVFQAGPRVCLGKEMAFIQMKCIAATVLRDFRVVPAVPDFQPVFASTLTSKMKGGFPVRIVQRKP from the coding sequence GCAACGGCATCTTCAATGCCGACGGGAAGACTTGGAAGGTGCAGAGGAAGTTAGCCAGCCACGAATTCAACACCCGATCGCTGCGTAAATTCGTTGAGACCGCCGTGAAGTCGGAGATCTCCGGCCGCCTCATCCCGCTTTTCACCTCTGCTGCGGCCGGAAAAACCGTCTTGGACCTCCAGGATGTGCTTCAGCGGTTCGCCTTCGATAACATCTGCAAGGTCGCTTTCGGTTCGGATCCCAGCTGCCTCGACCTCAATCTGCCTCCCTCTGAGTTCACCTCGGCTTTCAACCTCGCAGTGCGAATCTCGAGCGAGCGTTTCCGGGTCAGCTCTCCAATGGTCTGGAAAATCAAGGCTGCATTAGGATTGGGGATGGAGCGGCAACTCAGAGACGCCATCCGCGTCGTCGACGACTATGCCAGAAACCTTATCTGCGAGCGGCGGCAGAATCCGATCACTTCCCCGGAGGACTCCGACCTTCTGTCGAGATTTATGAGCTCGAGTGCTGGTGACGAGGAGTTCCTCAAAGACATAATAATCAGTTTCCTGCTTGCCGGAATGGACACGACATCGGCCGCGTTGACATGGTTCTTCTGGTTGGTTTCCAACCACAAGCGCGTAGAGGAGGAGGTTCTGAAGGAGATATCGAGCATCAAAGAAGAAGCATTTGGCTTCGACGAAGCGAAAGAGATGCATTATTTGCACGCCGCGATCTGCGAGAGCATGAGATTGTATCCGCCGGTGCCGACTGACGGCAAGTTCGCAGCCGAAGATGATGTTCTGCCGGACGGCACCGTGGTGCCGAAGGGGGCGGAGGTGATTTACGCTCCCTATGCGATGGGGAGGCTGGAATTGTTGTGGGGTAAAGATTGGGAGGAGTTCCGGCCGGAGAGGTGGTTGCaggaggaaggagagggagggaacAGAAGGTTCGTGAACGAAGACCCTTACAAGTACCCTGTTTTCCAGGCAGGGCCGAGGGTGTGCTTGGGGAAGGAGATGGCCTTCATCCAGATGAAATGCATCGCTGCCACCGTTCTCCGCGACTTTAGGGTTGTACCAGCGGTGCCCGACTTCCAGCCGGTGTTCGCATCCACACTGACTTCCAAGATGAAGGGCGGCTTTCCGGTGAGGATTGTCCAAAGGAAGCCATGA